The stretch of DNA CTAGGACAAGAAAAGGTACCTGGAACATAGACTAGGAGTACCAGGATTGATGCATAGAAGTAGTCAAATGAATAGTTCCATTTGTTGGGCATTCTAATGCAGTACTTCTCCGATGCCTGCCATTGTAAATTCAAACGGAGAAGCATAAATTAGCAACATTCATACAATTTATCAGTGCATTGATCAACTGCTCTAATGGATTTCATCAGAAAAGATAATACCTTGATGAACTGCAACGCAATGTATATCAAGCCAACCTCGCTGCTGATGCCGGTTGGGTACATGACTAGGAAAGAGCTATACCTGCACACATCCAGGTTCGATTCGATGTAAAGATTGATTCTTTATATAATTAATTAATGTTGGGCTGACTTACAATCTGCAACCTTATGCAGAGTTAAAGCAGTGTAGTGTAGCCTCACCTAAGCCATAGAAGCGATGATGGGGCAGATCCAAACAGCTCTTTTGTGCCGAAAAAAGAGTACCTAATAATCTGCATTGCAACACCCAACAATAGAGTAACTAACTAGGTTTCTGAAATCTGCAGAATTTACCATTCGTTCATATCAATCAAGTGATCAGATAATTAAGATGAACACACTTCAACAAACCATGGACCATATGCCATGACTCTGGCAACCTATAGGACTtgatgaataataatatgcaGCATAATTTCTCTGTCATCCACTGCTTTAAAGGTTCTTTCCATTCATGTTTGAAGTTTCTTGTATTTTTTTTTTCTGTTACATGAGCATTATTACCCTGATTTCTCCCATTTGGGATCAATCATACAAATAATAGGATACATGATAGGAAAATATGCGGCGGTAAGTAATGTGCACATATTAGTGCCTCTGACTTCTAGTTGATTCAACACCACCCTTATGATACACACCTCCCCTGGTGTAGGGTAATACTAACAGTACAGTGAATTAAGCTGCAGCAATTTTGTGAGATACACCTATCACAAGTATCTTGAAATTCAACTTGGAACAACAACATCCATATGTAAAAATTATCGTCGCATTTCATTAGTTCAGGAGCACATCTTCAGCTAGTCTAACAGCAACAAATACAGTTAATTTGAAGAGCTCTAATTCCTAGATTATCAGGATTCAGGAGCATGCGTACCTCGGTGATGGACCAGCTGATGACCAAGGAGCTCACCAGGATGTGTGTCCTGGTCTGCAAAGCCGTACAAGAAAACAGAGCAAGGAAAACAGAGGATAGGATGAGGTATGCACGAAGCAAGAAGAACGGAGAAGGGCGCCATGGAGAAGAACACCGCACCTCGGGGAAGCTCCAGAGGATGCCCCAGGTGACGAAGAGGCGCGACCCGATCTGCGGCAGCGTGGCCGACACCGGCGACCTCACCAGGCCGACGAGGCCGTGGAGGATCTGGCAGGCACACGCAGGATGCAGAGTTCAGATCGGAAGAAAGAAGCAAGATCCAGCGGGCGGACCGGCGGGCGGCGTACCTCGAGGACGGCGGCGGTCTGCGCGAGCTGGAGCGGCCTCTCGACGGCGGCGTACACGTCCTCGTGCCCCGACCGGAGCAGCGCCTCCACGGCGAAGTAGAGCACCTGCGCCctgcacacacgcacgcacggaTCCTCATGAATCAATCTGTCAACCAAGAACTCGATGCGGGGAGGAGGGATGAAGCAGCGGCGGGAGGGACGAAGACGAACCATCCGAAGAAGACGGCCCAGTTGTAGACGGCGAGGTAGGCGCGCTTCACCGCCGCCATTGTCTCCGCTGCTGCCGCTTCTTGTGCCGCCGGCCGGATCTTGGACGATGCGGGGTTATAGCTGCGGCTGCGCGTGGGCGGTTTAATTGGGGCGGATCGAGGTCACGGCCACGGAGCAGAAGCCACAGCTCAGCTGCTCAGCTGCACATCTCAGCTCAGCTCAGCTGCCACCAGTATCCATTTAGTGTCAATCAATGTGCAAATCAACCACCACCCTCACCGACTCACTCCACTGTCGGTCACGGAGAATGCATCCTGCTCAACTGCACTCCAGCTGCCTCAGCAACAGACTACTTGTTGCCCGTCTCGGAGAAAGGATTCTGTTTGTTCATCGATTTTGCGTGTACAGCACAGGAGGAGACACAAAACTCTCCTCTGTTTCTTTAGAAAATATTTCCTCTGTATTCATCGGTGGGAGTAGATTTCCCTTGTTACAAGCAGTCGTTCCTCTGTCGAAGCACAGTGGAAAACCGTTTACCCTGTCTTGTGTCTACAGATTTGTCTGCAGATTTGACACTGATTGCAAGATGAATCAGGTTATCTGCGTAGAAACAGTTTGAGCACGTTTTGCAGGGATCCTGAACAAGCATCTTGCAGAGCGGTCTGTTTTTCTGAACCCTGAACAAGCATGCAGAGGAACAACTGGGGATGTTCCTTCGGTCACATGGTGTTGATCATGGTTCAACCAATCAATCATGCACTGCATCCAAGATGTGTAATATCATTCAAAAATTAATTTCAGCGCTAATTACATAATTAACACGTAAATATATCCTACCTAATATGAACATGAATTGCACGTACGGATTTACTAGTCACACAAACAAGCGGACATGAGAAATCCCAACACGATCTTTAGCATACTTATTGCTCCGAGGAACGACGCCTCCTACAGGATAACGGTTGATGATGTGGCTAGGCATCTGGAATCTCATCATGCTGGATCGGGCATGGAATGGTACCGTGCAGCGCCCACGTGTTTCGGGGTTTAGCCGTTTAGGCTTTGGCTATCGATTTGACCAACGAAACCCAGGACCAATCATCAAATTTCGCATCCAAGACATATTATCATATCATCTGTGCTACCAAACAAACCACATGACGTGTAAAATACTTATTGCTACAAGGAAGGAAGGTTCCTCTTATCAGGTTCTTATGGGTGACTTATTGTGCAGGATATACTGTCGTTGTGGAATCCAAGCAAGCGGCACAAGTGCAACTAGCCCAACATTGAACGAGAGAAGAGAAAACTCCACATCTAACAAGAGACACCCGAGACTATTGAACAGGACCAGAACTGCGTCGTCTTGAGAAACCATCGGACACTGTAGTACCATTGAGCCATCTCCGAAAGGGGTCGATTTGTTGTTCAGACTGCCCACTCGCTCCAGGCCGTGGAGCGCCGCTCCTGCCAAGAGATATCAAGGACCGAGAACAAAGATCACTGGGACACATGTATAAGATAGGAGATCACCACGGGCACCCCACGCTAGAGCCATGAGCGCTACATGTTAGGGATAAAGCATGCTCAAAGTCGCTAACCAGCTAAGGTACCAGGGCTTCGTGACGACGAACTCAAGAGGATAATGACACAAGCGCCCCCGCCATTGAGCCCAAGAAGATGGACTAGACTTTTTCATGTAGGAGCCCTGACACCATGATTGGACCCACAATAACACCGAGAAAAGGGAAGCAACACCCGAGATCGTCGTCGTCATCCCGGAGCGCATCGTTTTCACCTAGGAGCTAAGAATCTCTACTAGTGTGGAGCCCATCAGCCCAGCCAACTATTTTTGTATTAATTTATAGATAGGCATGCATCAATGGACATCCTATCTGCCGCATTCTGCGGTAGAATGGCGAGGCTTCGCTCAAGCAGTCCAcaacatgggccggcccaccgaTGTGCTGCCTGTTGTTTTTTATCGCGCGACAAAAAAATCATTTGAGACATGCAGGATTCGCTCCCGAGACCTCCCACAGCGTAGGCGCCTAATCACGAGCTATTAGCTAGACTTAAGGCACAAAACCATATTCTGAACAGTGTTGAAATGACGCAAAAAAAATTGATATTCCATTTTTTTAAAGTGAACCATTTTTGTAATTCTGTTATTTTTAATCAGGATTTTTTTTGCAAATCCCAAACTGTTTTATAAAACGCAAACATTTAATAAAAActtgaacattttctgaaaaacTAAACGAATTACAAAAAATGCGGACATTTGTttaaaattcccaaatattttCCGGGATCACGAACAATTGTTAATTTTGGAACAAATATTAGAAAcaagaacattttttaaattatGTACAAAAAGTAAGAATATGAATATATTTTTTTAAATGCGAACAAAATTCATAGTTGTATAATCTTTTGGAAATGCGAACAAAATTTGAAACATGGAATTTTTTTTATAAATTGTGAACAAAATGTTGAGaccacaaacattttttgaagaGTGAACATTAAAAAAAATTGTGAACAGATTTTGAGAAAGAGAACATTTTTTgtaattcatgaatattttttaaaacaTGAACAGTTTTTTAAAACACGAAAAGTAAGATTATGAATATATTTTTTAAAACACGAACAATTATGAAAatgagattttttttgaaattcctTAACTTCATGAAATGCATTTGTAAAAAAATTAGAAAAAAAGTTGCGAAACCAAGAATGTCTTTTGAAAttcttgaacattttttgaaacacAACCTTGTTTTGAAATTGTAATTTGTTTTTGAAAAAAAGAACATGTTTTGGAACACGGGCATTTTTTAAAAATTGTGAACAAATTTTGGAAATGAGATTTTTCTTTTTAAATTCTGAACAATAATGGGAATTTTTGGAAGAAAATAAACAGGAAAAATAGgaaatagaaaacaaaaagaaaaaagaaaaagaaacataaagaaaaaaggaaaatgaAGATGAGAAACAGAATTAAATAGAGTAAAaaggagagaaaaagaaaacaagcaaacataaaaaagaaaaaacaatgaaaaataaacagaaaaacgaaaaaggagaaaaaaagaaACAAGAAAAAAGATAAAAATAAACGCAAAAAGGGAAAAAAAAAAAAGAAGGAAAACTGGTTCAGCAGCCTTGTAGAAGGTTGCCAAATCCGGGAAAAACCTGGCCGTAAACCTCTAGAAGATTCCCAAAAGCAGGATCACTGAAATTATTAAACAGGCCAACACAAGCCGATCGATTGCTCGATCTACCTGTGTGAAACAACAATTGTTCGACGCAATGAGCATCCGTTAGGGAATTCGATGCACCAAGTGTCCAAAATAGATGGCCTGGCCCAAGCTAATGACAATGCCACGGTTGGCCCAAGCTAACAACGGTTGCAGGCTTGCTCCAACCAGGCACTTGTTTGCTTTTTCAAGGCGCTAACCAAACAGACGACAGATAGATTTCAACGAAGTCTGTGGCCAGGCACGAGAACGCCAAGGTGCCAACCAAACTGACCCTTAATGAATATAATTCAAATTAAAACTGTGGGTACATGAAATAATGATCATAAATGGCATGAACAAAATTATTGTTAGTCTTTACTCTATGTTTAGGTGGTCGAGGCTCGAGCACCAACATGTTGGTATTGCCATTTTAATTCTCAGGAATTCAAACGAAGCTCGGAAATCATGGAACTTGCCATAGTATCATGATATGATCCCTAAAGACTATGCTAAAAATTTGAGAATCTTTCACAGAAGTTTCATGAAGAGTGCGGACCATCTCCGAGGAAGAAACAGGTTTTGAGAGGGCATATGTCAAGTTTGGAGGCGAATTGACCATCGGTTCATCATTTGGCCTTGAAATGTTTTCCACTCTCAACACGCGCTATTAAATGTATCATGTCAAATTTTGGCATTTTCTAAGGTCCGTTTGCAATATTTAAGTCGTTAAATGcattcctaggcatttaatggatataattcaagtttgaattacaAGTCTTGATAAATCTTATTAGCAGTCTTTAGCCAATGTTTAAGCCTTGTGTAAGGAAAGAAAAGATTCCTAAACACTAGGTGGTCGAGAATCGAGCACAAACATGGTGGTACTGCCATTTTAGTTTTCAGAAATTCAAATAAACCTCAAAAATCACGAAACTTGACATGGTATGATTATATAACACATAGAGGATGTGGCTTGATTTTGAGAATGTTTCACAAAAGCTGTCGTGTAGACTATTAGAAACCAGACCATATCTGAGCAAGAAGCTAGGTTTTGAGAGGGAGGGGTGCCCTAAAAAAGTATATACTTGACACACACCACTAAGGTTGTTGGGttacgcagtatttcaaaaaatttcctacggtcacacaagatctatttaggagatgcatagcaacgagacgggagagtgtgtccacgtaccctcatagaccgaaagcggaagcgtttagtaacacagttaatgtagtcgaacgtcttcacgatccaaccgatccaagcaccaaatgtacggcaccttcgtgttcagcaggcgttcagcacgatgacgtccctcgagctcttgatccagttgaggccgagggagagttccgtcagcacgacggcatggtgacagtGTTGATGATGTGATCTGCGCacggctttgcctaagcactacgacaatatgactgaggtggtaaactgtggaggggggcatcgcacacggctaagacaattgatcttgtgtgttctaggatgcccctgcccccgtatataaaggaggagagggggaggccggccggcccctgtagggcgcgccaaGAGAGAGGTGTACTACTAGggctccaagtcctagtaggattccacttggtggaagggggaagaaggaagggagagggagagggaaagggaaaggggggcgccgcccccttcccctagtccaattcggactgcaagggggggggggcacgGCCAGCCCCTTGTGaccctcctctctctccactaaggcccatgaaggcccattatccccaggggggttccgataaccctccggcactccgataGTTATCCGGTACCTCTCGGGACTCATCTGGTGTCCaaataacatcgtccaatatatcattctttatgtctcaaccatttcgacactcctcatcatgtccgtgatctcatccgggactgcgaacaaacttcagtcatcAAAAACACTTAACTcgtaatacaaatcatcatcgaacgttaagcatgcggaccctacaggtttgagaactatgtagacatgaccaagacacatctctggtcaataaccaatagtggaacatggatgctcacgttggttcctacatattctacaaagatcattatcggtcaaaccgcataacaacatatgtcattccctttgtcatcggtatgttacttgcccgagattcgatcgttggtatcatcatacctagttcaatctcgttactggcaagtctctttactcgttccataatgcatcatcccgtaactaaattattagtcacattacttgcaaggctcatagtgatgtgcattaccgagagggcccaaagacacctctccgatacatggagtgacaaatcatagtctcgatctatgccaactcaacaaacaccatcggagacacctgtagagcatctttataatcacccagttacattgtgacgctTGATAGCACACGAGGTGtttctccggtattcgggagttgcataatctcatagttagaggaacatgtataagtcatgaagaaagcaatagcaataaaactaaacgatcattatgctaagctaacggatcggtcttgtccatcacatcattctctaatgatgtgatcccgttcatcaaatgacaacacatgtctatggttaggaaacttaaccatctttgattaacgagctagtcaagtagaggcatactaggaacactttgtttggctatgtattcacacatgtactaagtttccagttaatacaattctagcatgaataataaacatttatcatgatataaggaaatataaataacgactttattattgcctctagggtatatttccttcaaagGTAACATgtaaaatttgaaaaaaaaaccgGTCCGTTCACTCTATTTAAGCAATTAAGTGCATTTCTTGGCATTTAAATTTTAGAAAATAATTAATCAATTCAAAATTTATGAAGGCTACTAAAAATAACTTGTATGTAGTATATTACATCTAAAATTATATTGAGGCATATAAGATAAATTTATGTTTGCTTACCTAGTTGCGTGTCACGGATAATTCTGTTTGTTCATCAATTTTGCGTGCACAACATAGTAGGAGACACAAAATTATTCTATGCTTTTCTTTAGCCAAAAGTTTCGCTGTATTCATCTGTGGGGAGAAGATAATCTTTAGTCCTGATTTgagtctcaaaccgggactaaaggtacCATTTGAACCAGGACTAAATGTCTCATTTAAACCGCGACTAATGTCTTCCCGACGCCCTAGCCGCTCAAACTgggactaatgctcacattagtcccggtttgtaatgcaaccgggactaatgtgtatATTGAGCTGTGACCAAAGCCCTATTTTTTTACTAGTGTTCCTCTGTCGAAGCACATTGAAAAAACGATTATCTGTCCCATTTCTACAGATTTCCTTGCAAATTTCTTGACCCTGACCGATGATGATGGTTTCATCCTGAAACGTTTTAACAAGGGACGGTCGTTTCCAAGATCATTGCAAGATGCATCAGTCTTGCTGCGTAGAAACAAGTTTGGGCATGTTTTGCAGAGATCCTGAGCAAGCATAATGTATAGTGGCCTCTACATTTTTGGTCCGGTTTGATGGCGGTAAAGAAATATCTATTCCGCTTTGGATCATTCGCCATAAAGGATGGCTCCGAGATACGTTTCTGGGAGGATAGGTGGCTAGGAAACACCACTATTTAGGAACAGTAACTAGCCTTGTACCAAATTGTACGCGAAAAGGATGGTATTCTTGTGCACGTGCTCACTTCCTCCCCGCCGAATGTGTCATTTAGGAGGGAATTGATTGGCCTCCGCCTTGCGTCATGGCAACATTTTCTATCCCGTTTGGATTCAATGAACTTGACACAAGGGAGGGATGTGTTTCGCTGGAATCTCACTACATCTAGATCCTGCATAGTTGACTCTATGTACCATGCACTCTCGCACTCAGAGGTTCCAGTGGATAATAATAAACTAATCTAGAAATCAAAGATGCCACTAAAAAAATTAAGATTTTCATCTGGTATCTTCGGAGAGAAGTTGTGCTAACAAAAGACAATCTCGCTCGATGCAACTGGCAAGGAAGTAAGAAGTGTAGCCTTTGTACTCATGATAAGACAATTAAACACTTCTTCTTTCAATGCAAGTTCGCGCGTTCTATATGGTCAGTCATCCAAATAGCGTCCAATTTGTATCCGCCAACAAGTGTTGCCAATTATATGATCAATGGCTTGATGGAATACCAAATACTTTTAGTACGCTAATACGAGTGGGACCGTCTGCCTTATTATATATGGTTgctttggctatgtagaaatgattGTGTTTTTAATGGCAAAACCTCTTCTCCTATTCAGGGAGGTTTTTACCCAACATGGGTAGTAATATAATCTCCGGATCGGTCCACCTCCTCCGTCGACATTGGCATATAGTTTTGGATTCATATGGCTTTACTGTTGCCAACTTGTCATTTTCTAATTATACTTTGCTAGATTCTTCGTTTAAGGCTATGTGCATCTTagctatgcagaggccgggtgtcAGTCATTATATTCTATATCCACTTAATGCTACATTATGAGTTAATAAAAATACGCTTTATCGAAAAATAGTGGCCTCTAAACTCTGGGGAAGCATGCAGATGGAGTGCCAGAACTGACGAGGCTTTTCCTGTCACGCAGATACAGTGTCATGTTCCTGGTTCAACCAATCAATCATCCTCTCTGTACATAAGTACCAAACTCCGCATCCAAGAGAAAATTCAACGCAATCTTTAGAATACTTATTGCTCCGAGGAAGGAAGGAGCCTCTCATGATGCTAGACTGGGCATTGGAATGTACGGTGCGGCGCCCACGCGTTCCAGAGTTGGCAAAATAAAATCCAATACCAATCACCAAACTGCGCATCAGACCATTGTTATTTGGCTGTATGCATCCTAAATATGTAGAGGCCAGACACCGCTCATCATACTTTGTAGATTCTTGATGCTTGATTTTGAATTAATAAAAGTGCCCTTTATATAAAAAAAGTGCTATCCTATCACCTATGCCCTCACGAACATAGAAACAAACCACATGATTGTTAGAATACTTATTGCTACATGGAATGAAGGATCCTCTGATGAGGTTGTAATCTGCAACTCCTGGTGTAGAATATACAGTTGATGTGGCTAGTCGCCGGTTTTGGAATCTCGTGATGCTGGACAGGGCATGGAATGTGGTCGTCCTGGTCCACACGTGGTCCATGTGTTTTGAGGTCTAGTATTATGATGATCGAGAATTTAATAGGTGGAATATTGTACGTCCCTTGACAATCATTCCCTACTCCTAATTCCTACTGTTCGGGTGATCTGCGGGAGGGGCATGTTGCTCCTCATTCGACCATCTATGAATTAGCAATATGCAATGCGATAAAAAGAACTATATTGAATACTCCTCCTTTTCAGTTTACAAGGCACAAACGTATTTCCCAGGTCATCTGTCCACGCATGAAACATATAGAGTTTTACACTCACTGGTCATATTGATGATCTCGAAATACGGGTGTGCGTGGCAAACCGAAAGGGAATGGAGTTCATCCGTGGGAAGTAGATTTGTTACTTCTAGGAGTTTTTCTAAAGAATACTGAAAAACTTCAACTTGTTAGAATCTCACATGTCTTGTTTACCTAATCACAAAAAGATAGAAGGCTCGCGCTTTCTTGATCCTGAAATCCTGACTGATGATGAAATGCTAAAGAGTGTAGTCGTCATGTAACATATGTTCTTAGTTGAACCAACAACCAGACAAAGGAAAAAGCTTAGGATCTGTAGAATACTTGTAGCTGGAAGGAAGGAAGTGACCTGATGGTTGTTATTTGCGACTCCTCCTGCATGATATATGGTCGACGTGGCTAGGCATTGGTGTTGGAAACTCATGACGCTGCATTGAGCATGATTTGAGGTTTAGGTGGCTATCAGTTTAACCAACAGAAGCGTGTGTTATGTGCTGCGGAGATTAACCAACTTCCTTGAAACGCCAATCGCTTGGAGGGCTTCAGGCACCCGTTTGCAAAATGCACAGTAACGGGCGCGTGAAGCGCCAAATAGGAATCGCCCCAGCCAGGCACTTGTTCGATTGTTCACGGCACTAACCATATGGACGACATACATGTTTCAGGGAATTTTGTGCATAGGCACAAGATGCCCATGGTGCCAACAAAACTGACCCTTAAtggacataattcaaatttaaactacggGTACATGAAATAATCATCATAAACGGCTTGAAAAATATTATTGTTAGTCTTTAGTCTATGTTTAGGACTCATGTAAGGAAAGAAAATGAGTCCAAGACGCCACGTGGTCGAGGCTCGGGCACCAACATGTTGGTTATTATCATTTTAATTCTCAGAAATTCAAACAAAGCTCGAAAATCACTGAACTTGGCATAGTGTCACGATATGATCCTTAGTGGCTGTGCTAAAAAATTGAGAATCTTTCACAAAAGTTGTCATGTAGACTGCTTAGAAACCGGACCATCTCCGAGGAACAAACTAGGTTTGACAGGGCATATGTCAGGTTTGGAGATGAAGTGACCACTGGTTCATCATTTGGCCTTGAAATGTTTTTCACACTCAACACATGCCATTAAATGTATCACGTCAATTTTTGACATTTTCTAAGGCCTGTTTGCTATATTTAAGTCATTAAATGCATTTTTAGACATTAATGGatataattcaaattttaactacaggTAAATCAAATATTCACCAGTAATGGGTTGATAAATCTTATTAGTGGTCTTTAGCCAATGTTTAAGCCTTATGTAAGGAAAGAAAAAGAGTCCCAGACACAAGGTGGCCGAGAATCAAGCACAAACATGGTGGTACTTTCATTTTAATTTTCAGAAAATGTATACACTTGGCACACACTACTAAAGTAACATGTAAAATTTGGAAACAATTCGGGTCCACTAGCCACTTGGCAGACACTAGCCACTTATTTAAGCAATTAAGTGCAATTCTTGGCATtgaattttagaattttttaaTCAGTCAATCATTTATGAAGGCTACTAAAAATAACTTACATGTAGTATATTACATCTAAAATTATATTGAGGCATATAAGATAAAATTCTGTTTGTTTACCTAGTTGCGTGTCACGGATAATTCTGTTTGTTCATTGATTTTGCGTGCAGAGCACAGTAGGAGACACAAATTTCGTCTATGCTTTTCTTTAGCCAAAATTTCCTCTCTATTCGTCTGTGGAGAGAATATTTGCTGTTTCTGGAAGTCGTTCCTCTGTCGAAGCACAGTGAAAAACCAATTATTTGTCTTATGTCTATAGATTTCGCTGCTGCTTTCTTGATCCTGACCTACGAAGATGGTTTCATCCTGAAAAGTTTTAACTTGGGACGGTCGTTCCCAAGATCATCGCAAGACAAATTAGTTTAGCTGCGTAGAAACaagtttgggcactttttgcagAGATCATGAACCAGCATAATGCAGAGCGGCCTCTGAACCCTGAGCAGGCACGCAGATGCAGTGCCTTTCCTGTCACACAGATGAAGTGCCACGTTCCTGGTTCAACCAATCAATCATCCTCTCTGTATATAAGTACCAAGCTCTGCATCCAAGATGTACTATCACGCAAACAAGCTGACAAGAGAAAATTAAACGCGATCTTAAGAATCTATCCAGTTACTAAGCTCCCAAAAAATGCTGCAACGTGAGAAGCTGCAAGTTTCAAGTTCGCTTCTTTTCCCTGTTGGTTCCGTGCGGCAGGAAAAAAAAATAGTGTTCGGCTCGGTAAAAGTAGCGTGTCTCAATCGTTCATGACTGGAGTTGTGCGACCTTGCACAGTTAGGCGGTATTTGGGGTATAGGCGGCCGCAAAGGGGGTCAAAGGTTCCGCTGAGCTGTTCCCCATGTTTCTGGTTGTTCGAGGGTTTGGCACCGCACGCCGGCGCTGGTGTCTGTCCGGTTGTCGAGTTGAATATTGCATGTCGTCGGCCCGCTCTGCTTCCGAGGCCCTGCCCCTACCCCTAGCCTTCTGGTTTCTCCTAGCTCTATGCTCATCATGTCAGCGCCTTCTTC from Triticum urartu cultivar G1812 chromosome 3, Tu2.1, whole genome shotgun sequence encodes:
- the LOC125546370 gene encoding very-long-chain (3R)-3-hydroxyacyl-CoA dehydratase PASTICCINO 2A-like: MAAVKRAYLAVYNWAVFFGWAQVLYFAVEALLRSGHEDVYAAVERPLQLAQTAAVLEILHGLVGLVRSPVSATLPQIGSRLFVTWGILWSFPETRTHILVSSLVISWSITEIIRYSFFGTKELFGSAPSSLLWLRYSSFLVMYPTGISSEVGLIYIALQFIKASEKYCIRMPNKWNYSFDYFYASILVLLVYVPGSPHMYTYMLGQRKKALAKSKTA